From Branchiostoma floridae strain S238N-H82 unplaced genomic scaffold, Bfl_VNyyK Sc7u5tJ_453, whole genome shotgun sequence:
tctctccctctccctccctctctctgtgGCCTGTCTCCATCCTTCTTTTTATTTAAATACCTAAAATGTGAAATAAGGATGCAAATATGCTAATGTTGGGATGTAAAtatcattatgtcatacctgtgatgcaaaaacattcgatacgggtgttccggactgtGTGATaacttgtatcacacaggcttcctttgagtaaatcgaactatttcaaACGGGCCAAATACGGCACGGTTAAAAATTCGattaccggattcggacgttagaattgctcttttgttcgaggacacaacgttttctcaacttctggtgcatttcgcatcaaaatatgtgttttctcaggtgggtatgacataaataaaatacaacacagtgtattccgcatcaccctcagtTGCAGCCCTCCCGTGGTGGGGCtggcacctcgggtgatacggaatacactgtgttgcaTTCTATATATATCATACAGAGCAAGTTTCAATGCCCTGATATTGCTTTGGGCTCCTTAAGGTCTTAATTCATTCATGTCATTCATCAACACTGATGAACATGCTATGTATTTGATGTGTTTATCTCCCATTCCATATTCCCTGTACATTTAGGATGGCCACCTGACAGGTCCAGATCTCCAATCGGCCCGTTCTGAGATGTGCTTGCTACTGTCCAAGGTCCGCTCCGATGCCGTGCCTCTGGTGGACGCCTTTGACTTCCCCGACCAGATACTGCAGTCCGTACTCGGCCGGTACGACGGCAGGGTGTATGAAAATCTTTACGAATGGGCAAAGAAGTCTCCTCTTAACAAGTCTGAGGTATGCGCACAGCTACGCATATACTGTGTACATTTCTTCAAAGCAGGAAATATCCACTTTTGAAATGGAAATCACTTGACAGAAATGAACCATTTCCCCATTTTGATTCGATCATACAGATAatttattttcatcaattttcgtatgtttccaaaaacaaaaattaatgaaaGTTTTCAAACATACTTCGTACGAAGCCAATGAGCAAATGTCTGCTTTAGATTGCAAAAACGATCTCATGGAATGGTATGTCATGGAATGTCTATGTTCCTTCCAAGAAAaaggaagaagatgtgaaaggacaaaaatgaagaatctattgttcggtatgcCATATTCTGTGTGCTCAGACTTTTGTTCAACCTTTAATTTTAGTGAATGATTTTCATGATTGTTCAATTTTCCTTAGCTGTCCAATTCAGCTGCATGCCTCCAATATTTCACAAACGTTCACATTCAAACAGTctataacagttttttttttttcgatctGACTTCCAGGTACACGAGTCGTACTATAAGTACCTTCAGCCCTTCTTACAGAAGAACAGGGCCAAGCTGTGAAGGAAATCTTAAGATTTCCTCCTGGAATTATAAGATTATGGAAAAGAATCCCTTCCAGGCTCAAGGAATTAGGATTACAATTAATATATCTTGTTGGCTATTTCTTGCCCATGAGTCTTTAACTTGATAATATTTGATATTCTAAATGGATgatattctaatgaaatattCAATTATAAAATGTTGAGGTTTTTACCTGAGATCATACCTTCAAGCAAGTAAGCATACCTTCCAGTGGGTAATAAAATATCACtgattttattgtctttgttGGCATAAGTATCATCATCTAGAGTACAAAGTATGATTTAGAGTTTAAGTTAGATAACACAGTACTATAATAATTGTATATGTCACTGCAGAGGTTGTGATTCAGGACAATTGACAGATTGCAATCAGAGTCTCTCCTAGGACAGACTGTGATcggaatctgtatctgtatctatataaccggtataactgccctgaggcataacacaccagcttcgcaggcacgcggcgcggcagcagctggttatattacactgaacgatctgtcacacctaacttttgcacctCTATCTGCAAgctttctttaaaactacccagagaagatgccccttaCTGTCTATCCTAGGACAATCAGCGATACTGTCTTTAAGTTTACAGATTGTACAATTAGCTCCTAGGACAGACTCAAATTCTAAGGACAATCTCCAATTCTACTAGAAGAAATTCTGATTGCACTGTTTTAAAAAATATTCTgaatcttaacttgaaagttcatctgtgttgatatatatatattctggaaaagttaaactgcaatttccaacacaaaaattggacttacacTTGAACTTTTCGACTGAACACTCGgcttcagtctttgtcaaggaattgaCAATCTCGTGTTGAAAATTGCAGTTTAATTTTTCAAGAATATAATGAATCATTGCCTAACTCTTGGCAGAGTTACACCTAGTTGCTACTTGTGTATTTTTCCACACAAGCAAGTGTATTTGACATTTTGGGTAATATTGAATGAAAAATCCAATGTAGGGTGGTATGGgtcacgatggtaaaatttggccccaaaatttccagacttctatgtggggatttagaacacgaatcatcttccatcgaacagaacgctggcgtgatcgaacagaacaggcgttctatttggggtcatccgaggtcacccgcaggttgttacagtaaacatgcagaaaacaccctcattttcccgggtgccgtgcgtcagaagaaaaacaaacattttcacaaatataaaccgaACTTATTTGGCAAGCTTGgttttgctgccgcttagtttggaacatgtgacatgtaacaaagctgctggcgtcattattggtgaccttgaatgttacaacacttgtttacggcggtatcaattactctatgtcactatcagtgcgactcgacataggaccaaacatggtatttaaatcgcttgcaaaacgcgtgcaaatcaactctttcaggacttatattgtcgacaactaatatctccagctttgtgtctttgggatttttggaacatggaggcaattttgaattacgagtctttgagtgtgaaaacttgaaaaaattacgatttttcgaccttatattGGCtataaaaatagttttaagtagaagttgaaaaatccctaagacagaaagtttgatcttaatatcattacctatatgaaataaaagatttggattttcagtcaaatttaggaccaatctaaatatggtatttgcttTTTTGGCACACCGAACACCcattctaaatcaaccaactatgcacatttcagaagacattgagacaaaactgtgtagcacacgtacacggtaagatttgacgtgtacacactgccagttttcatttaatatcgaCGAGGCACGTGCGAgaggttgtttttcaaactatcacgatattttagaagatgtttcagtcaccgtcagccctccgcggggaccgcgcgggagccccggtaacccgatactctgcgttcgaatggaaacttttcggccaaatttgaccatcgtgggTCATGACAAAATATGACTACACCAGGTCCTGCTATGCCAAAGCTTGCACACATCTATGTCATCTCATCGCTCCAGACCCTCGACTCTTCCGTTCATGAGCAATATTGCCACCTACTACTGTCTACATAAGTGATCATTGTTAGCTGATGTCAAACTTATTCCACTTGCAATCTGGATGTTTATGTAAAGTCTctactccgggtcgctggaaaactgtagaaatggaacaaatagaggagtaagctggCCAGAGGAGTATCGCAGGTCGCGAGCTGTTCCccagccggctacactcctctgacTGGCTTACTGATCTATGGCTCTATTTGTTCCGTAACTATGGTTTTCCAGTGACctgaagtctggtagagactaatgttTCTCAGTGCAGAACTTCATGTTAAGTGCAATACATAATTTGTAAGGAGGGCACAATTTTAGCCCAACGCTGTAATGCAATGCCTTTTTAATATCAATAAACCattttgattgattaattgatttgGAActattggttggttgattggttggttgatcgGTTGATGGATgcatagatggatggatggatggatggatggttggatggatggatggatttgATGGATTTGGAACCAGATCTTTAATTTTGCTATTCTGCACATATGGTCCCTTTTAAACACTTACCGGTACTATactgtttaatttttttgttataaTGCAAATTGTAAGTCTGATTTTCTAACACAAAATTCACCAACCACATATTCAATTAGACCAGACATGTTTTATTCAGCTTTTGATGGTTTACAAAATGTCTTGTATTCATGACAAATGTGATGTTTGAGACCACATCACTAACAAGTTGTTTTATGATTACCACATACCAAGTTTGAAAGTTAACGTTTCACACACAACTGTTATAGCCCATGTGTAACAGTCTCTCGCTGCTAATATTAGTGACCATACACCTCTAACTTGAGAGAATCATTTCCTTTCCTGCAGTGACCAATTGGAGCTCAGGATTGGCTATCACTCTGAAATGAAGTCCAATAGGAGCTCCGGATTCTGTGTCACCATGGAAACCAACAAACAGACATCAGTTTGCAAATAATTCTTAAGTTTAGAACATACAAAAGATGCATAATTCAACCGGATTAGGACATTCTCAAAGAGGCGTTGGCCATCAAGCCTCTAGGGGCCTGACCAGTGGAAGGGCTTCTAGAagtgtagcctgattaaatctcgcttatagcaacCCGCCCAACCTTCGACAGGCCCCCTATGGGGAGGGGCAaattacagccctggacagcagagtttgttttaggcttaggtcacatttccaaaccagggtccggctgggcagctttcgggagcgaaaagaatgatataaaagacatcaaaatgtcaaaataagattcatgggcataatatgtgtatatttctaggtatacattttaatttttcctttcttaaacaacccggccgggccccggtttggaaatgtgacctaagcctaacacaGACTACTAGATGTGTGATTTGTTATAGACGACAGCAAGTCACTGTGCGAATTGACCTCGTATTCTGACAGATACGTATAGagatttttcattatttttt
This genomic window contains:
- the LOC118408840 gene encoding peroxisomal acyl-coenzyme A oxidase 1-like; protein product: MCLLLSKVRSDAVPLVDAFDFPDQILQSVLGRYDGRVYENLYEWAKKSPLNKSEVHESYYKYLQPFLQKNRAKL